In Hymenobacter gelipurpurascens, one DNA window encodes the following:
- a CDS encoding alpha/beta fold hydrolase, with protein MAYELEHHFIRTNGITLHVVQCGPAQGPLVVLLHGFPEFWYGWRHQIKALADAGYRVWAPDQRGYNLSDKPRRVSDYRIDQLGADILGLLDAAGQQVAYVIGHDWGAAVTWWLAANHPERLKRVAILNVPHPAVLGQALSRPTRQLRKSWYIFFFQLPWLPEQLFRRNQYRFGRGSLRGTSRPGTFTSEDLKQYVAAWSQPGALTGMINWYRAAFRNARRVGKIGRITVPVRLLWGRQDAFLEPQLAALSVGLCDNAELTYFDQATHWLHQEEPAAINKLLLEFLAAEPVASLLNPTA; from the coding sequence ATGGCGTATGAGCTCGAACACCACTTCATCCGGACCAACGGCATTACCCTGCATGTAGTGCAGTGCGGCCCCGCGCAAGGGCCATTGGTAGTGCTATTGCACGGCTTTCCGGAATTCTGGTACGGTTGGCGCCATCAGATAAAGGCCTTGGCCGACGCCGGCTACCGCGTATGGGCGCCCGACCAACGCGGCTATAACCTCAGCGACAAACCGCGCCGCGTATCCGATTATCGGATTGACCAGCTGGGCGCCGATATTCTGGGCCTTTTGGATGCGGCGGGCCAACAAGTGGCCTACGTGATTGGGCACGATTGGGGCGCGGCCGTTACGTGGTGGCTGGCCGCCAATCATCCGGAGCGGCTAAAGCGGGTGGCCATTTTAAATGTGCCGCATCCGGCGGTGCTAGGCCAGGCGCTAAGCCGGCCTACCCGACAACTGCGGAAAAGCTGGTACATCTTCTTCTTTCAGCTGCCGTGGTTGCCGGAGCAGTTATTTCGGCGAAATCAGTACCGATTTGGCCGCGGCTCTCTGCGCGGCACCAGCCGGCCGGGCACTTTTACTTCCGAAGACTTAAAGCAATACGTAGCAGCTTGGTCGCAGCCTGGTGCTCTGACGGGCATGATTAATTGGTATCGGGCTGCCTTCCGAAATGCGCGGCGCGTAGGCAAGATAGGGCGCATTACAGTGCCGGTTCGGCTGCTGTGGGGCCGCCAGGATGCTTTTCTGGAACCCCAGCTTGCGGCACTTAGCGTAGGCCTATGCGACAACGCCGAGCTGACCTATTTTGATCAAGCAACGCACTGGCTGCACCAGGAAGAACCAGCCGCCATCAATAAGCTGCTACTGGAATTTTTGGCCGCTGAGCCGGTTGCTTCTCTCCTAAACCCAACTGCATGA
- a CDS encoding TIGR03915 family putative DNA repair protein: protein MSRSLTPLHRRRNTEVAGSRAAAPHVTQLTNPPLDYVYDGSFEGLLTVLFAVYARKAAPNTIQPLGTMQGGLFAQPVQIDTDEAAAARVWEGLRRYMDQEARTRLFHVFLSEQPDRELLVFRYADLAMRAGRDISENYADDNVRRIAHIAQQMYREKHRMEAFVRFEKTSDELFHATIEPDFDVLPLIAPHFTKRYADQRWLIFDKRRRYGLYYDLTRTDVVEFETSAPQRNTDISATVLDEREPLFKLLWQSYFDHVNIPERKNIKLHRRHMPLRYWRYLSEKQPREQRFEPIKNKRPPGQACLEQGS from the coding sequence ATGAGTCGTTCTCTCACGCCCCTCCATCGGCGCCGGAATACGGAAGTAGCCGGAAGCCGCGCAGCGGCTCCCCACGTAACGCAGCTGACGAACCCGCCGCTGGATTACGTTTATGATGGCTCCTTTGAGGGCCTGCTGACGGTGCTGTTTGCCGTGTATGCCCGCAAAGCCGCGCCCAATACTATTCAGCCGCTAGGCACCATGCAGGGCGGCCTGTTTGCGCAGCCTGTGCAAATTGATACCGACGAGGCGGCCGCTGCCCGGGTGTGGGAAGGCCTGCGCCGCTACATGGACCAGGAAGCGCGCACGCGGCTGTTTCACGTATTCCTGAGTGAGCAGCCCGACCGGGAGCTGCTGGTGTTTCGCTACGCCGATCTGGCCATGCGCGCCGGCCGCGACATCTCCGAGAACTATGCTGACGATAATGTGCGCCGCATTGCGCACATCGCGCAGCAGATGTACCGCGAAAAACACCGGATGGAAGCCTTCGTGCGCTTCGAAAAAACTTCCGACGAGCTGTTTCATGCCACTATTGAGCCCGACTTTGATGTCCTGCCCCTCATCGCGCCCCACTTCACTAAGCGTTATGCTGATCAGCGGTGGCTGATCTTCGACAAGCGCCGCCGCTACGGCCTCTACTACGACCTGACCCGCACCGATGTAGTGGAGTTTGAAACCAGTGCCCCGCAGCGCAATACTGATATATCGGCCACGGTGCTCGATGAGCGGGAGCCGTTGTTCAAGCTGCTCTGGCAGTCGTATTTCGACCATGTAAATATCCCGGAGCGCAAAAATATCAAGCTGCACCGGCGCCACATGCCCCTGCGCTACTGGCGCTACCTCAGCGAAAAGCAGCCCCGCGAGCAACGTTTCGAGCCCATCAAAAACAAGCGCCCACCTGGGCAAGCCTGTTTGGAACAGGGTAGTTGA